One genomic window of Polyangium aurulentum includes the following:
- a CDS encoding DUF3226 domain-containing protein, producing the protein MSAPDINKCKRVLVVEGYSDLLFFAEALECCGNLEGVFIKEMKGKGDLVTKLETFLRPDLLAEKAAIAVIADADANASGTVASLESRLSSITGQGVKDGRWTVGPPRLGLFIVPGNGRAGEIESLVWDAWSSDPVHGGARTCVETFLEGMAGQGHSAKSPDKGRIGALLSVLNDEDPRLGPGARARVFDFSRPQLEPLFTFLRHL; encoded by the coding sequence ATGAGCGCTCCCGACATCAACAAGTGCAAGCGCGTCCTGGTCGTCGAGGGCTACAGCGATCTGCTGTTCTTCGCCGAGGCTCTCGAGTGTTGCGGCAACCTCGAGGGGGTGTTCATCAAGGAGATGAAGGGCAAAGGCGATCTGGTCACGAAGCTGGAGACGTTCCTCCGCCCGGACCTCCTCGCCGAAAAGGCGGCCATCGCCGTGATCGCTGACGCCGACGCGAACGCGTCGGGGACCGTCGCGTCCCTCGAGAGCCGGCTGTCGAGCATCACCGGGCAGGGGGTCAAGGACGGTCGATGGACGGTCGGGCCGCCTCGGCTCGGGCTCTTCATCGTTCCAGGGAACGGGAGAGCGGGCGAGATCGAGTCACTCGTATGGGATGCGTGGTCGAGCGATCCCGTGCATGGGGGGGCGAGGACCTGTGTGGAGACGTTCCTCGAGGGCATGGCGGGACAAGGGCACAGCGCCAAGAGCCCCGACAAGGGGCGCATCGGCGCGCTCCTCTCCGTGCTCAACGACGAGGACCCTCGCCTGGGCCCGGGAGCGCGGGCGCGCGTCTTCGACTTCTCCCGCCCGCAGCTCGAGCCACTCTTCACCTTTCTCCGACACCTGTGA
- a CDS encoding aldehyde dehydrogenase family protein, translating into MTAKEATIPGTNGGSAPLAAVTPAARTALDFGNAWSYAPAPEATDHVRIQPRYELFIGGKWQAPQSGKYFDTTSPSTEQKLAEVAEADERDVDLAVKAARNAYEKYWSKLAPVERGKYVYRIARVMQEKARELAIVETMDGGKPIKESRDIDLPLAAAHFFYYAGWADKLAYAFPGQNPRPLGVAGQVIPWNFPLLMAAWKLAPALAAGNTCVLKPAETTPLSALLLAKIIEECDLPPGVVNIVTGAGATGAAVVGHPGVDKVAFTGSTDVGKRIQKALAGTNKKLTLELGGKAANIVFADAPLDQVVEGVISGIFFNQGHVCCAGSRLLVEESAFEVLLRKLKDRMATLRVGDPLDKNTDVGAINSKMQLDKIRQLVESGEREGAERFSAPCALPERGYWFAPTLFTGVSQSHRIAREEIFGPVLSVMTFRTPDEAIEKANNTMYGLSAGVWTDKGSKSFWVAQRLRAGVVWANTYNKFDPSSPFGGYKESGFGREGGRQGLLAYLEVD; encoded by the coding sequence ATGACCGCCAAGGAAGCCACGATCCCCGGGACCAACGGCGGCAGTGCCCCCCTCGCGGCGGTGACGCCCGCGGCGCGCACCGCGCTCGACTTCGGCAACGCGTGGTCCTACGCGCCCGCGCCCGAGGCCACCGACCACGTCCGCATCCAGCCCCGCTACGAGCTGTTCATCGGCGGCAAGTGGCAGGCGCCGCAGTCGGGCAAGTACTTCGACACCACGAGCCCGTCGACCGAGCAGAAGCTCGCCGAGGTCGCCGAGGCCGACGAGCGCGACGTCGATCTCGCCGTGAAGGCCGCTCGGAATGCGTACGAGAAGTACTGGTCGAAGCTCGCGCCCGTCGAGCGGGGCAAGTACGTCTACCGCATCGCGCGCGTGATGCAGGAGAAGGCGCGCGAGCTTGCGATCGTCGAGACGATGGACGGCGGCAAGCCGATCAAGGAGTCGCGCGACATCGATCTGCCGCTCGCGGCGGCGCACTTCTTCTATTACGCGGGCTGGGCGGACAAGCTCGCCTACGCGTTCCCCGGTCAGAATCCGCGCCCCCTCGGTGTTGCGGGGCAGGTGATCCCGTGGAACTTCCCGCTGCTCATGGCCGCGTGGAAGCTCGCGCCCGCGCTCGCCGCGGGCAACACGTGCGTGCTCAAGCCGGCCGAGACGACGCCGCTCTCCGCGCTCCTGCTCGCGAAGATCATCGAGGAGTGCGACTTGCCTCCGGGCGTCGTCAACATCGTCACCGGCGCGGGCGCGACGGGCGCGGCGGTCGTCGGGCATCCGGGCGTCGACAAGGTGGCCTTCACGGGATCGACCGACGTCGGCAAGCGCATCCAGAAGGCGCTCGCGGGCACGAACAAGAAGCTCACGCTCGAGCTCGGCGGCAAAGCCGCGAACATCGTGTTCGCCGACGCGCCGCTCGATCAGGTGGTCGAGGGCGTCATCTCGGGCATCTTCTTCAACCAGGGCCACGTCTGCTGCGCGGGCTCGCGGCTGCTCGTCGAGGAGAGCGCCTTCGAGGTGCTCTTGCGCAAGCTGAAGGACCGCATGGCCACGCTGCGGGTGGGCGATCCGCTCGACAAGAACACCGACGTCGGCGCGATCAACTCGAAGATGCAGCTCGACAAGATCCGGCAGCTCGTCGAGAGCGGCGAGCGGGAGGGCGCCGAGCGCTTCAGCGCGCCGTGCGCCCTGCCCGAGCGCGGCTACTGGTTCGCGCCGACGCTGTTCACGGGCGTGTCGCAGTCGCACCGCATCGCGCGCGAGGAGATCTTCGGCCCGGTGCTCAGCGTGATGACCTTCCGCACGCCGGACGAGGCGATCGAGAAGGCGAACAACACGATGTACGGCCTGTCCGCGGGCGTGTGGACCGACAAGGGCTCGAAGAGCTTCTGGGTGGCGCAGCGGCTTCGCGCGGGCGTCGTCTGGGCGAACACGTACAACAAGTTCGATCCGAGCTCGCCGTTCGGCGGCTACAAGGAGAGCGGCTTCGGGCGCGAAGGCGGCCGGCAGGGGCTGCTCGCCTACCTCGAGGTGGACTGA
- a CDS encoding Uma2 family endonuclease, whose protein sequence is MTTAERTHPSQRMTFEEAAALDPDEQPGEIVDGEWVPVTNSTWRHGKICSAISFLLQLYARQHDGWSVSVGDPGVKLKRNPDTLRGPDVAIVRSEREPQGKGAEGWLDGAPDLAVEVLGDSPSYSEMTKKALEYLAAGARMVWLVDAEPRRVVIYTPPAHVKILGPDEVLDGGDVLPGFSCKVAEMFE, encoded by the coding sequence ATGACCACGGCCGAACGGACGCACCCGAGCCAGCGCATGACCTTCGAGGAGGCGGCTGCGCTCGATCCTGACGAGCAACCGGGCGAGATCGTCGATGGAGAGTGGGTTCCGGTGACGAACAGCACGTGGCGTCATGGGAAGATCTGTTCTGCGATCAGCTTCCTCTTGCAGCTCTACGCGCGACAGCACGACGGCTGGAGCGTGTCCGTCGGTGATCCCGGCGTGAAGCTCAAGCGAAACCCCGACACGCTTCGCGGGCCTGATGTCGCGATCGTCCGGTCGGAGCGGGAGCCGCAGGGCAAGGGCGCGGAGGGCTGGCTCGACGGGGCCCCCGACCTCGCCGTCGAGGTGCTGGGCGACAGTCCGTCGTACTCGGAGATGACCAAGAAGGCGCTCGAGTACCTCGCCGCAGGCGCCAGGATGGTCTGGCTCGTCGACGCGGAGCCACGCCGGGTCGTGATCTACACGCCGCCCGCACACGTGAAGATCCTCGGGCCCGACGAGGTGCTCGACGGCGGCGACGTGCTGCCGGGGTTTTCGTGCAAGGTCGCGGAGATGTTCGAGTAG
- a CDS encoding AAA family ATPase yields the protein MFHALEIERFRGFAKLSAEDLGRVNLIVGKNNTGKTSLLEAITLLANPGLIQSLPGLFRANAGFVDERFYRWLPKHDAAEAETVLSAQAQRETRRVVLVKGEAGNPAWPMLESAWQGKELALWCSKDLRRLDVHAVSVQHRSPDALVDAFAESVRAPEDERQMEALLNAVDPRIRSLRLDAVASKPFIVVDVGLRERIPLSQAGQGIYRLVAILSELLGNKPDICFIDEIENGIHHSALPTVWNGIAEVAARLDIQVFATTHSRECLIAAHEAFAARDPYDFRVIQLYRVGDAASGRTLDRRHIEAAIAGDIELR from the coding sequence ATGTTCCACGCGCTCGAGATCGAACGGTTCCGCGGCTTCGCCAAGCTCTCCGCGGAGGATCTCGGTCGCGTCAACCTCATCGTGGGCAAGAACAACACGGGCAAGACGTCTTTGCTCGAAGCCATCACGCTGCTCGCCAATCCAGGCCTGATCCAGAGCTTGCCCGGCCTCTTCCGCGCCAACGCCGGGTTCGTGGATGAGCGCTTCTACCGCTGGCTGCCGAAGCACGACGCCGCGGAGGCCGAGACGGTGCTCAGCGCGCAGGCGCAGCGGGAGACGAGGCGCGTGGTGCTGGTCAAGGGCGAGGCGGGGAACCCCGCTTGGCCAATGCTCGAGAGCGCCTGGCAGGGCAAGGAGCTTGCCCTCTGGTGCAGCAAGGACCTCCGTCGCCTCGATGTTCACGCGGTGTCCGTGCAGCATCGATCACCGGACGCGCTGGTCGACGCTTTCGCCGAGTCGGTCCGCGCGCCGGAAGACGAACGACAGATGGAGGCGCTGCTCAACGCCGTGGACCCCCGCATCCGTTCTTTGCGGCTCGACGCCGTGGCCTCCAAGCCGTTCATCGTCGTCGACGTCGGCCTCCGCGAGCGGATCCCGCTCTCCCAGGCAGGTCAGGGCATCTATCGGCTCGTCGCCATCCTGTCAGAGCTCCTCGGCAACAAACCGGACATCTGCTTCATCGACGAGATCGAGAACGGCATCCATCACAGCGCCCTCCCGACGGTCTGGAACGGCATCGCCGAGGTCGCTGCGCGCCTCGACATCCAGGTCTTCGCCACGACCCATTCCAGGGAGTGCCTCATCGCAGCGCACGAGGCCTTCGCTGCGCGAGACCCCTACGACTTTCGTGTGATCCAGCTCTATCGCGTGGGCGACGCCGCGAGCGGACGCACGCTCGATCGGCGGCACATCGAGGCCGCCATCGCCGGCGACATCGAGCTTCGCTGA
- a CDS encoding aldehyde dehydrogenase family protein: MLVGGQFIRSESGRYRQVADPMSLGGTKENVPWASRKDVRDAVVVARGAWEGWSGRTAYNRGQILYRLAEMLEARQGELARALERGGLDAERAAAEVAATIDRTVSFAGWTDKYQSLFASYNPVAGPHFNFTVPEPMGVVGVVAPARPALLGLMGAILPIIASGNVVVALASEADPRTACVLGEALATSDLPGGVINVLTGPAAELLPHLAKHMDVAALDLHGVEPGLLRKAEEAAVGSVKRVRARSLDEAAWMDAAGATSPRWIERFVEMKTVWHPAGI; encoded by the coding sequence ATGCTGGTGGGCGGGCAGTTCATCCGCTCGGAGTCGGGCAGGTACAGGCAGGTGGCGGATCCGATGAGCCTGGGAGGGACGAAGGAGAACGTGCCCTGGGCCTCCCGCAAGGACGTGCGCGACGCGGTCGTGGTCGCGCGCGGCGCGTGGGAGGGTTGGTCGGGGCGCACCGCGTACAACCGCGGGCAGATCCTCTACCGGCTCGCGGAGATGCTGGAGGCGCGTCAGGGCGAGCTCGCGCGCGCGCTCGAGCGTGGCGGGCTCGATGCGGAGCGCGCGGCGGCGGAGGTGGCGGCGACGATCGATCGCACGGTGTCCTTCGCTGGCTGGACGGACAAGTATCAAAGCCTGTTCGCGAGCTACAACCCGGTGGCCGGTCCGCACTTCAACTTCACCGTGCCCGAGCCGATGGGCGTGGTGGGCGTGGTGGCGCCCGCGCGTCCTGCGCTGCTCGGGTTGATGGGCGCGATCCTGCCGATCATCGCGTCGGGCAACGTGGTGGTGGCGCTCGCGAGCGAGGCCGACCCGCGCACGGCGTGCGTGCTCGGCGAGGCGCTCGCGACGAGCGATCTCCCGGGCGGTGTGATCAACGTGCTGACGGGGCCCGCGGCGGAGCTGTTGCCGCACCTGGCCAAGCACATGGACGTTGCGGCGCTCGATCTGCACGGTGTCGAGCCGGGTCTGCTTCGCAAGGCGGAGGAGGCCGCAGTGGGCAGCGTGAAGCGCGTGCGCGCGCGCTCGCTCGACGAGGCGGCGTGGATGGACGCGGCGGGCGCGACGTCGCCGCGGTGGATCGAGCGATTCGTCGAGATGAAGACGGTGTGGCATCCTGCGGGGATCTGA